GTTAAGAATGCCGAAGTGACCGTGAGGCCGGTCACGTTTCAACATAGGTAGTTCGATCCGTACCGCTGCGTCGTTCGGCTGAAGTTGCAACTTAGTCTCTTCGTGCCGTGCAACGGGCGATCAGTCGTTCACTGTAGAATTCTCGATCCTGTCGGATACTGGACAAAGCGCCATCGAATTGATCGCGTTGTTATTAAACAGTTTTCCCATTTGGCACGCAATGTGCCTGGAAATCCTCAGAACTCGATTGCAGCACGGTGCCGGCGGTCTCGAAGTGATAGTGACAGATTTCGTCGGCAAACAGCGACTTTGGTTGTTACGCCGACCCAGGGAGTTCAAGAAAATGCACGATGCGGGAATTATCGGTGCTGCGCGCGTCATTTCCACGACGCTGGGAAACAGTGTCGGTGACGCCGAAAGCTCGGCCGAGCAGCGGAGTATCGAATGCTCCGGGATTACAACACAGACCATCACGCAAATTCAGGTAACGGAGCGAACATGAACAAGTATATTTGCGAATTCGTCGGAACCTTCGCACTCGTTTTCTTCGGCTGCGGCACGATGCTCTTCATGCGTTCGGAGGTGGGGCTGGTGGGCATCGCTCTCGCTTTCGGCTTGTCGGTTGTGGCGATGGCCTATACGGTCGGCCCAATCTCCGGCGCGCATCTCAACCCAGCCGTCAGCCTCGGTTTCCTCGTGTCACGGCGACTTGGACCGGGTGACTTCGTCGTCTACGTCGCTGCCCAGTGCGTCGGAGCGATCGCGGCGGCAGGCGTGCTTTACCTCATAGCAACGGATAAAGTCGGTGGCTTCGATATCGCCGTAAACGGTTTCGCTCAGAACGGCTGGGCAGCCTACGGGGTGTCCTCTGCGTTCCTGTTCGAGTTCGTTGCCACGTTCCTGTTCGTGACCGTAGTGCTCAGCAGCACGGCAGAGGGCGGCGCTGGCGCGCTTGCCGGGTTGGCGATCGGCCTTACCCTGGTCGCGATCCATCTTGCCGGCATCACGGTTTCCGGTTCTTCCGTGAACCCGGCCCGCTCTCTCGGTCCGGCGCTCTTCGCAGGAGAAGCCGCAGTCGATCAACTCTGGCTCTATATCCTCGCTCCCATGCTTGGCGGCGCTGCGGCGGGTCTCCTTCAGTTGAGTGGAGCCCTCGCCCCTGGACTGTCACGCCGCCCACGCAAGCTCAATTGCACTGCCCACCATGTCGCTGTCCCAACCAAGTAAGGCTTGTCCACAAACTTTTGTCGTTAAACCGGTTATTGATGTTTTCCGGGTGAAACGGCACTCCATTTCCCCCGATCTAGAAACGGTTGATCTGGCCTTCCGCCTGGCCGTTGCTGCACGGCAGTTCGACGGCACATCGCGGACGGCATCAAGATCGCGGAACAGAACACGTGCGAACGTTCGATTTGCGACCAAACCCGGCATCGTTAATCCAACCGTCCGGCTTGCCCGGTTCGCGAGTGCGAAAAACTGGACGTAGGTTTCCAGCCTGCCCTGCATCGTCCGGTCCCACGTCTAATGTCAACCATTTGGCAACTGGCCGACGCCAGGTGCGGCGAGCGATCCTCGGAACAGAAGAGTTCTTCCTTGTACAAGGCGTGAACGGTATCGGACACCGTCTGCCGGGACTGTCGATGAGCGTGTCGTGCCGGCGCTCGTGTGTTTCGTCAGCCTCGCCGGTGTCTTTTTCTACCGAGCCGGCTACCGGTACGCCGGATGACCTTTGCGCATATCGCGCAATCATCGCGGCGCCTGATCGCTGCGGGGCCGCTGCAGTCCTGCTCAACCTGTTATCCACGTGGCCACGAACGAAGCCCATCCTTCGCAGTCAGCTTCTCGGCCGGCGCATCATCTCTCGGATGTGCGTCCTGTCCGCTACAGCACATAGCGGACAGGACCTCCCCTGCCCCGTTCTATCATGGCGCTCATAGGAGAACGACTCATCGACGAAGAAGCCGGGCGCCGAATCCGGACCTGGACGCCGCCGGCATGTCTAAGGATGAGCGGCAAGCGATCCGGCGCCTCCTTTTCTTGGCACGCCAGACGCGAGCGTGCGGGCCGCCACCGCACCCCTTGAGCCTCTAAAGTAAATGCCTATCTCGCCGGCGAGGGCTGCGCAGACGAGATCCTGCAGCATACCTCATACCGATGAAGTCAGGGGATGCGAGGCGACCACGACGGAAAGCCGGAGCCGCTGTCGAGGCCCGAACCGTTTCGCCATCGCAAACGAGAACAGAGGACCGCAAAAGCTGTCGATAATCAGCATCTTTCTCTCATCCCGCCTTCCTTCCGACCGAAATACCTGCTCTTTACATGGATCAATTACAATTAGTGACATGCTTCGGAGAAGATCATTGACGGAAATGCGCCCAGATATAACGGAACGGAGACTTGAGCTCACCAGCCGCATCGTGTCCGCCTATTTGAGCCGCAATGTCATTTCCGCCGCCGAGCTCCCCGATCTTATTCAGCAAACCTACGACTCGCTGGATGGGGGTTATCGACCATCCAAAACCGAGCCCTCCGCCGAAGAGCAACGCCCCGCAGTCCCGATCAAGAAATCCGTGACAGACGATTTCATCATCTGCCTGGAGGATGGCAAGAAATTCAAATCTCTCAGGCGACACCTGATGGCAAAGTTCGGTCTGACGCCGGAGCAGTATCGCCAAAAGTGGAAGCTTCCAGCCGACTACCCGATGACAGCTCCGAACTATACTCGACAGCGCTCGGAACTCGCACGCGCGACGGGGCTGGGAAGGAAACCCGCATCGATGCCCGCTGTTCGCAAGAAGAAGGGCCTGAAGTTCGGCTGATGAAGGTGCCCGAGCTTGGCGGATCGCAAAAGAGAGCATGCCGGCGAAGAAAGGACAGCTAATGATCGAATGGCGAGATCTGACTGAAGAAGATGCTATCGACGCAGCGATGGCTGAGCACGGCAAAGACGCCACCACCTCGGTCGCCTACCGCGCTCTCGAAGCGTACCGCGGCGTGGACACGCCAGAGTACCGCTTCTGGTTTGGACTTTTCCTGAAGCTGGCGAAGCGCAAGCACTTGGGTTGGGCTTGACATTCGACTGCCCAGTTGTTGGGCGAGTGCTCGGCGAGCCACGGGCCGATTGCCCGAATGCTCGCACTCACACACTATGTAGATAAGTCGCTCTTTGACCGCGCGATAGACACTATCCGCGACTCGCGCGAACAAGCGGGCGCTGTAGAGGCTCATCGTGCACGAGACGCTCTGATCCGATCTCCGGATACCTTCGGAATGCGCTCGCGACCTTTCGGCCGAAGAGGTCAGGGACTCCCTGGTGGGCGCGGCCGATGTCATCAGGACACTGAAAATCCTCTTGGAACGTCCCGGCATCATCGGACGGGTGGCCATCTGTGAGAGCTGGAATAGATGGGCCGACCGCCATTCCACACGGCGGAGACAGTGACCTACTCAGCCAGTGCGCCAACAGGATTGCACAAACGTCCCGTCATTCGCCCGACAGCATTCACCCACCAGCACTGGGCCGGCGCGACCGCGGATAGCGCCAAAACAAGCGCGTCGGATAGCACCATAAGGCGTGGGGTGCGCGCCTGGGCGCGAGAGGATCATTTTCCAACGTGTTTCAATCGAGATCTCCATTTCGAAATTAACGATGCTTCCATCTGGATGTTGCACCATCTTCACGACTTCTAACATTTGGTGTGCAAGTGCGTGTGAATAGGGTAACAGTCGTAAGGGAGGAGCCGCCGTCATGTCGGGGAAAACGACTGCAGACGGACACGACGTAAACAACAGACGGTCTCTGCCGCTGTGGTCGAAGCGGCCCGAAGGCGAACTGCGCTCGACCCGCGAATTCCTGGACACGGTCATCGAAAGCCTACCGGTACCTTGTCGGACGGCTCAATCCGATCGAGATGTATGGGCTCGCACATCGATCTCGACGCCGATGTAAGGATCGCCGACATGAAGCCGCCAAAGCTTGATGGCTGGAGGCCCTAACCTGCAGATGAACTTGGTGTGATCGCGATGGTACAACCCACCATAATAACTCATGATAACCGCAGCGCCCCGCAACAAAGTGAATCATACTACGTACAGCTATTCGATTCTCACCCACAACCCATGTGGGTATACGATACCGAAACCTTCCGTTTCCTGATGGTAAACAACGCTGCCGTTGCCCGCTACGGGTACTCTCGGGAGGATCTTCTTAAGATGACCATCAGGGACATTCTTCCACCCGAAGATGTGCCCGCCTTGTTAGAAAGTGTAACCAACGGGCGCCACGATCTCGAGCAGCCAAGCATCTGGCGGCATCGCCTCAAGGGCGGCCGGATCATCTTCGCAGAGATATCGTCCCATGCCTTCGACTTCGAAGGCCGAAGTGCGAGGCTGATTATGGCCTTGGATGTCACCGAGCGTCTGGCTGCTGAACAGAAGATGCGTGAAAGCGAGGAGTTGTTCCGCGCAGTCTCAAACGTAACTGCGGACGTGATTTGGGATTGGAACGTTGTTACCAATACTATCTGGTGGAGCGAAGGCCTCAAGGCAGTATTCGGCCACTCTCCCGAAGAAAGCCGTCGCAATCTTGAATTTTGGAAGACGCACACTCATCCGGACGATCTAGAGCGTGTATTACGTTCCACTCAAGCGGCGATGGATTCCATGGAACAAACATGGGAGGATCAATACAGGTTCTTTCGTGGCGATGGCTCGATTGCATACGTCGAGGATACTGCACACATCATCTACGACCGCCATGGAAAGCCGGTCCGATGCGTAGGTGGTATGAGTGATGTTTCAGCACGCAAGGCAGCGGAAGATAAGCTTGCGCAACAGGCGGCGCTTCTCGACATGGCTCGGGATGCGATTATCGTGCATGACATCGACCATAGAATTCTGTTCTGGAATAAGGGCGCAGAGCGGATCTACGGGTGGACGGCGGAAGAAGCAGTCGGGAAATCGCTTGGACAACTGCTTTACAGCGATGAATCCAATCCCCTCGCTTACGTCGCCGTTGTCGTGGCGACTGGGGAATGGAGCGGCGAGATCGTGCAACGGCGCAGGGACGAAAGCCGCATTACCGTAGAGGCTCGCTGCTCGTTGATGGGTGACAGTGCTGCTGGTCCGCAATCCATCCTCTCGATCAACTCGGACATAACGAGGCGCCTGGCGATTGAGGAGCAATTGAGGCAGGCTCAAAAGCTTGAGGCCGTGGGGCAGCTGACGGGCGGCGTAGCGCATGACTTCAATAATCTTCTAACGGTCATCTTGGGCAACGCGGAGGTTCTCGCCGAACGGCTGAGCGAGGACAAGAGCCTTCGCCGCCTTGCGGAAATGACCTCAGCTGCCGCTCAACGAGGTGCTGACCTCGTACATCGGCTGCTCGCCTTCGCGCGCCGGCAGGCTCTCGAGCCGCAAGTGGTCGATCTCAATTCGCTACTGAAGGATATGGACGGTCTGCTGCGGCGAGCACTTTCCGAAGACATAGAAATCGAATTCATCCAGTCAGCCGGCCTCTGGAATGCGTTTGTTGATGCGTCCGAGCTTGAGGCTGCGATCCTGAACCTTTGCCTTAATGCGCGCGACGCGATGCCGCGCGGCGGACGTTTGACGATTGAAACCGGAAATCTTTCTCTCGATCAACACTATGCGGATTGGAACTCGGACATTGCTCCCGGTCAATACGTGGTAGTAGCCATCTCTGACACAGGGACTGGGATGGAACCCCACATCCTCGCGCGCGTCTTCGAGCCATTCTTTACAACCAAGGAGACTGGGAAGGGGAGCGGCCTCGGCCTCAGCATGGTCTTTGGTTTCACCAAACAGTCGAACGGGCATGTCAAGATCTACTCGGAGCCCGGCCAAGGAACGACAGTCAAGGTTTACCTTCCGAGAGCCGTTCGGGGCGAGAAAGAGACGAGATCGAGTCCGGAGAAGGCCGCACTGCCCCAAGGCACGGAGAAGATTCTTCTAGTAGAGGACAATGAGCTGGTCCTGAACTATGTAGCGGCGCAGCTCGAAAATCTTGGTTACCAGGTCATTTCCGCTAGAAACGGTCAAGAGGCTCTGGACATTCTGCGAGACATCGCTGACATCGACCTTCTGTTCACCGACGTAATCATGCCAGGTGGTCTGAATGGAGGTCAGCTGGCGGAGGAAGCTCGCAGGATTCGACCAAAAATACCTGTATTGTTTACTTCCGGATACACAGACAACGCCATAATTCATCAAGGTGGGCTCGATCCTGGGCTCCACTTTTTAAGCAAGCCTTACCGACCAAGGGAA
This genomic stretch from Sinorhizobium arboris LMG 14919 harbors:
- a CDS encoding PAS domain-containing hybrid sensor histidine kinase/response regulator, whose product is MVQPTIITHDNRSAPQQSESYYVQLFDSHPQPMWVYDTETFRFLMVNNAAVARYGYSREDLLKMTIRDILPPEDVPALLESVTNGRHDLEQPSIWRHRLKGGRIIFAEISSHAFDFEGRSARLIMALDVTERLAAEQKMRESEELFRAVSNVTADVIWDWNVVTNTIWWSEGLKAVFGHSPEESRRNLEFWKTHTHPDDLERVLRSTQAAMDSMEQTWEDQYRFFRGDGSIAYVEDTAHIIYDRHGKPVRCVGGMSDVSARKAAEDKLAQQAALLDMARDAIIVHDIDHRILFWNKGAERIYGWTAEEAVGKSLGQLLYSDESNPLAYVAVVVATGEWSGEIVQRRRDESRITVEARCSLMGDSAAGPQSILSINSDITRRLAIEEQLRQAQKLEAVGQLTGGVAHDFNNLLTVILGNAEVLAERLSEDKSLRRLAEMTSAAAQRGADLVHRLLAFARRQALEPQVVDLNSLLKDMDGLLRRALSEDIEIEFIQSAGLWNAFVDASELEAAILNLCLNARDAMPRGGRLTIETGNLSLDQHYADWNSDIAPGQYVVVAISDTGTGMEPHILARVFEPFFTTKETGKGSGLGLSMVFGFTKQSNGHVKIYSEPGQGTTVKVYLPRAVRGEKETRSSPEKAALPQGTEKILLVEDNELVLNYVAAQLENLGYQVISARNGQEALDILRDIADIDLLFTDVIMPGGLNGGQLAEEARRIRPKIPVLFTSGYTDNAIIHQGGLDPGLHFLSKPYRPRELAAKVRLMLEGKRVQGCL
- a CDS encoding MIP family channel protein — protein: MNKYICEFVGTFALVFFGCGTMLFMRSEVGLVGIALAFGLSVVAMAYTVGPISGAHLNPAVSLGFLVSRRLGPGDFVVYVAAQCVGAIAAAGVLYLIATDKVGGFDIAVNGFAQNGWAAYGVSSAFLFEFVATFLFVTVVLSSTAEGGAGALAGLAIGLTLVAIHLAGITVSGSSVNPARSLGPALFAGEAAVDQLWLYILAPMLGGAAAGLLQLSGALAPGLSRRPRKLNCTAHHVAVPTK
- a CDS encoding MucR family transcriptional regulator; the protein is MTEMRPDITERRLELTSRIVSAYLSRNVISAAELPDLIQQTYDSLDGGYRPSKTEPSAEEQRPAVPIKKSVTDDFIICLEDGKKFKSLRRHLMAKFGLTPEQYRQKWKLPADYPMTAPNYTRQRSELARATGLGRKPASMPAVRKKKGLKFG